The window taaattgttaattacatgtaatttatttttattttttcaccataaattataatccaattttgcaattttatatattagtattggtattacatcaaaatttttataatataaaatttattttatcctgcaaatattaatttttaattattaatataatttttataacccgccgcaacgcgcggcttttcAACTAGTAAAcggaaaaataagaaaaaagggagaaaaaggGGAGGAAGGGGGTGTATTCCTCGTGAGTAAAAGCAACACAACACAACACCACAACGCGCCCCCACacttatacatacatacacctATATATACATTCATCCTTCTTTTTTATTAAGGCAACAAACAATTGTGTGGGGGTCTTTATGTTAAGACACTACTCAGAGGGAAGATGATGAACTGGGAAGGCGAGTCCCCTGCTTCATCTGCCGgcggtggaggtggaggtggagggaGGCGGAAGCCGTCgtggagggagagagagaataaCAGGAGGAGAGAGAGGAGGAGAAGGGCTATTGCAGCTAAGATATATGCTGGGTTGAGAGCTCAAGGCAATTTTAATCTCCCTAAGCACTGTGATAATAATGAGGTTTTGAAAGCTCTTTGTGCTCAGGCTGGCTGGACTGTTGAGCCTGATGGCACTACTTACCCAAAggtcttttctttttctctgttTCTTCAACCCATCTTTTTATTtcggcttctttttcttttcttggatATATATCTTTGCTTCATCTGCATTTTTCTTGTGTTGATTGGGTGATTTCACACTAGATCTGTGCACTATTAATCTGGGGCTTTTCTTGATTTTTACTGTTtctttgattcttcaacttaTTCTTGATTTAGGGATTCCGTGGTGAATTAGTATTTAGTAATCTAGGAGTATCTGTTTGGGAGGAGCTAGTATAAGCGGAATTtgaattaagttttttttttttttatttattacttaTTAAGTTGAATTCTTTTGTTTATCAACAGAATTTGAAGAAAAGGCTTTGTTTTAATGCTTATCAAGTTaaattctttctttttcctGCCCAAGAAGTGTTGTGCATCTCCAATGTTTGTTTCGGGTTGCCATGTGATCATTTTATGATGTTCTGTGGTACATACTGATGGTCTAATACTGTTTGATTTAATATGTGATTCAGGGATCAAGACCACCCTCAATCGACATTGCATCGATGGATATTGGTGGTACTTCAAACAACACCACGCCATGTTCTTCACGTCGTCCAAGTCCACCATCTTCGTCCTTTCCCAGTCCTATTCCTTCATATCAACCCAGTCCCACTTCCTCTTCCTTCCCAAGTCCGTCTAGGCTTGAACCTCACATGTCATCCAATCCTTTTTCGTTCATGCGTTACTCCAACCCATCATCTCTCCCTCCCCTCCGGATTTCAAACAGTGCACCTGTAACCCCGCCTCTTTCATCATCAGCCACGCGGATTTCTATGCATAACTTCAATTGGGAGTCCATTGCCAAACAATCTGCCTCCTTGAGTTTCCCCTTTCTAGCGGTTTCTGCCCCGGCCAGTCCAACTCGTGGTCAACGTATCCCTCCTCCAGCTACCATACCAGAATGTGATGAATCTGATTCCTCGACTGTAGATTCAGGACAATGGATGAGCTTTAAATCATATGCACCCAGTGGGGGTCCAACATCTCCGACTTTTAATCTCATGAAGCCTACAACAGAGAACATCTCTTCCCAAAAGGCTGTCCTTGACAAAGGAAAAGGCATCGATTTTGAGTTTGAGAGAGAAGCGGTGAAGGCATGGGAAGGGGAGAGGATTCATGAAGTGGGGTTAGATGATTTGGAGCTGACACTGGGAAGTGGGGGAATGCAATGATTAGAGACATTGGTGAGTCGAATCTTATGTCCTAAAACATTTGATCACGTCCCGTTGGTTTCGGA of the Daucus carota subsp. sativus chromosome 4, DH1 v3.0, whole genome shotgun sequence genome contains:
- the LOC108219018 gene encoding protein BRASSINAZOLE-RESISTANT 1 — encoded protein: MMNWEGESPASSAGGGGGGGGRRKPSWRERENNRRRERRRRAIAAKIYAGLRAQGNFNLPKHCDNNEVLKALCAQAGWTVEPDGTTYPKGSRPPSIDIASMDIGGTSNNTTPCSSRRPSPPSSSFPSPIPSYQPSPTSSSFPSPSRLEPHMSSNPFSFMRYSNPSSLPPLRISNSAPVTPPLSSSATRISMHNFNWESIAKQSASLSFPFLAVSAPASPTRGQRIPPPATIPECDESDSSTVDSGQWMSFKSYAPSGGPTSPTFNLMKPTTENISSQKAVLDKGKGIDFEFEREAVKAWEGERIHEVGLDDLELTLGSGGMQ